In Candidatus Poribacteria bacterium, the following are encoded in one genomic region:
- a CDS encoding LamG domain-containing protein, whose protein sequence is MKHICLFFILALMMLGVNSYAGLEDGLVSVWNFDDGTANDSIGSNDGEFVNGASAINAEFGMALNVENPENPATGEDTGQYVAIPSSASLEKEDGIFSVSLWFYIRTGGGRNHSAMFFKGDKVGWGDHFMVRMCTTSEANLTWGSCWAGSEGWFATDNVYAEEEWVHVAYVVNGEEATAYVTSSVTGDTVVPASGQQNPRPIETPLLTFPERPVELGVGRQVGGNAGNDFWIDGMIDEVYFWERAISEDEVKELAGGAVLGAVAVEAQGKLATTWAHIKKR, encoded by the coding sequence ATGAAGCACATTTGTCTGTTTTTCATTTTAGCACTTATGATGCTCGGTGTCAATAGCTACGCCGGGCTTGAAGATGGTCTCGTCTCTGTTTGGAACTTTGACGATGGCACGGCAAACGATTCCATCGGAAGTAACGATGGCGAATTTGTGAACGGGGCGAGTGCCATAAACGCGGAATTCGGTATGGCACTTAACGTTGAGAATCCAGAGAATCCCGCAACCGGCGAGGACACTGGACAGTATGTCGCAATCCCTTCCTCCGCAAGCCTTGAAAAAGAGGACGGTATCTTCTCTGTCTCCTTGTGGTTCTACATCAGAACAGGCGGGGGCAGGAACCACTCCGCGATGTTCTTCAAAGGCGACAAGGTCGGTTGGGGTGACCACTTCATGGTGCGAATGTGCACCACGTCCGAGGCAAATTTGACCTGGGGCAGCTGCTGGGCAGGCAGCGAAGGTTGGTTTGCCACTGACAATGTTTACGCAGAAGAGGAATGGGTTCACGTCGCTTACGTTGTTAATGGTGAAGAAGCGACAGCGTATGTAACCTCCTCTGTTACCGGTGATACTGTAGTTCCCGCCAGTGGACAGCAGAATCCGAGACCGATTGAGACCCCACTATTGACGTTCCCGGAGCGTCCGGTTGAACTCGGTGTCGGACGGCAAGTCGGCGGTAATGCTGGCAACGACTTCTGGATTGATGGCATGATTGACGAGGTCTACTTCTGGGAACGTGCGATCAGTGAAGACGAAGTAAAAGAACTCGCTGGTGGCGCAGTTCTCGGTGCCGTTGCTGTGGAAGCGCAGGGGAAACTCGCTACCACATGGGCACACATCAAGAAACGCTAA
- a CDS encoding VOC family protein, which translates to MNGYYGIGEVFVKVANLERAAEFYRDLLGFEVLERNNRQLYIYLDNGHLVLKEAGSPGHDAGGPMHFAFVTDTDRINQLTKQFASLPYRTRGPFDFDDPRGKCRAFFIFDPDGNEIEFNDLYCPDNST; encoded by the coding sequence ATGAACGGTTATTACGGCATTGGAGAAGTCTTCGTTAAAGTTGCCAATCTTGAACGCGCAGCGGAGTTTTACCGAGATCTACTCGGATTTGAAGTTCTTGAGCGCAACAATCGGCAGCTTTATATCTACTTAGATAATGGACATCTTGTCCTCAAAGAAGCAGGAAGCCCCGGGCATGATGCAGGGGGACCCATGCACTTTGCCTTCGTGACGGACACCGATCGAATTAATCAACTCACCAAACAGTTCGCTTCTCTGCCATATCGGACTCGCGGACCTTTTGATTTTGATGACCCGCGCGGTAAATGTCGGGCTTTCTTCATCTTTGATCCGGATGGAAACGAAATTGAGTTTAACGACCTCTACTGTCCAGACAATTCGACTTAG
- a CDS encoding CRTAC1 family protein, which yields MSSVVYAVTFVEVAEESRIHFKHTDGESGERLFNEQYGSGGGFFDYDNDGYLDIYLINASPQGEQVAAPLPTNVLYHNNGDGTFTDVTSIAGVGDTRYGVGATAGDYDNDGNIDLYVTNFGDNALYRNNGNGTFTDVAAAAQVADTGWGTSCAFADFDNDGFLELYVSNYAKYTPNTDKPCYRHDIAVYCGPSSYPPQPDVLYRNKGDGTFINLTEQSGLLSVPAAHGLGVAIGDSDNDGDIDIYVANDQDFNFLFENQGDGTFEEAGLLSGVSCSDMGKAEAGMGVAFADYDNDGKLDLTVSNFQNETNTLYHNEGDNFFIDATIPAGVAEHTHRYLGWGIGFLDVDNDGYKDIFVANGHTMDNIAEVDRSTTTPQQNLLFRNLGNGKFANVTAQMGEGFALRKTSRAAAFGDYDNDGDIDILITNWNQTVDLLRNEGGNQNNWIQVQAVGTKSNRSAIGAHIKVVAGGLTQYAEVKSSGSYLAFSDLRVHFGLKDAENIDLLEIRWNSGIVDTATNLSVNQRLIAVEGKEIVSE from the coding sequence GTGTCGTCTGTAGTATACGCTGTCACTTTTGTTGAGGTGGCTGAAGAATCAAGGATTCACTTCAAGCACACCGACGGTGAAAGCGGCGAACGTCTCTTTAATGAGCAATACGGATCAGGCGGTGGCTTCTTCGATTACGATAACGACGGATATTTGGACATCTACCTTATCAATGCGAGTCCGCAGGGAGAGCAGGTCGCTGCGCCACTCCCTACGAACGTTCTCTACCACAACAACGGTGATGGCACTTTCACAGATGTCACCAGCATCGCAGGTGTCGGCGATACCCGCTATGGTGTCGGCGCAACCGCCGGCGATTACGATAACGATGGCAACATAGACCTCTATGTAACCAACTTCGGTGACAATGCACTTTACCGTAACAATGGGAATGGCACTTTCACCGATGTCGCAGCCGCCGCACAGGTCGCAGATACCGGATGGGGAACGAGTTGTGCCTTTGCTGACTTTGACAATGATGGGTTTCTGGAACTCTACGTGAGCAATTATGCGAAATATACCCCTAATACTGACAAACCGTGTTATCGACACGACATTGCTGTTTACTGTGGTCCGAGTTCTTATCCCCCGCAACCAGATGTATTGTATCGTAACAAAGGGGACGGCACTTTCATCAATCTGACCGAACAGAGCGGTTTGTTAAGCGTCCCTGCTGCGCACGGTCTCGGCGTTGCCATTGGAGATAGTGACAACGATGGTGACATTGACATCTATGTCGCCAACGATCAGGATTTCAATTTCCTATTTGAAAATCAAGGCGACGGCACCTTTGAAGAGGCGGGATTGCTTTCTGGTGTCAGCTGCAGCGATATGGGAAAAGCAGAAGCGGGGATGGGGGTCGCCTTCGCAGATTATGACAACGATGGCAAATTAGATCTCACAGTCAGTAACTTCCAGAACGAGACGAATACTCTCTACCACAATGAAGGGGACAACTTTTTCATTGATGCCACAATTCCTGCTGGGGTTGCCGAACACACACATCGTTACCTCGGTTGGGGCATCGGTTTTCTCGATGTCGATAACGACGGTTACAAGGATATATTCGTCGCAAATGGGCATACCATGGACAACATCGCCGAGGTCGATCGATCCACGACGACACCGCAGCAAAATCTACTCTTTCGGAATTTAGGTAATGGGAAATTCGCGAATGTCACAGCACAGATGGGAGAGGGGTTCGCACTGCGTAAGACAAGTCGAGCTGCCGCTTTTGGCGACTATGATAACGATGGCGACATCGATATCCTTATCACGAACTGGAATCAGACCGTTGATCTCCTGAGAAATGAGGGGGGGAACCAAAACAATTGGATACAGGTGCAAGCCGTCGGCACAAAAAGCAACCGTTCCGCTATCGGCGCGCATATCAAAGTTGTTGCTGGTGGACTCACGCAGTATGCAGAAGTGAAGAGTAGTGGAAGTTATCTCGCATTCAGCGACCTTCGGGTTCATTTCGGACTGAAGGATGCTGAAAATATTGACTTGTTGGAAATCCGTTGGAACAGTGGAATTGTTGATACTGCAACCAACCTTTCGGTGAATCAACGGCTTATTGCAGTTGAAGGGAAAGAAATTGTTTCGGAATGA
- a CDS encoding tetratricopeptide repeat protein, translating into MKQMWNHFKSGHGKKSWFVTNFLAFCFVASLVFAQQTDNVFDDEQSKYYASGMRAIQLGLYDEALADFQRVLQLNPQNAEAYCELGAVYRLKEKTDDALEAYLHALELPASPRTHGVAHVCLARLYHSQGRFVDAENHGQHAVAMLPKNAEPFFRLADTYVQRGKLALAKRAYQQALALDESLAPVYQGLGKIAFLQDRLEDAAQNYQTALTIAPYHAETHYNLALVYRRLGQRSDGDVAKQNLAEAKKLMTSFQRVKTYNDQTNRYRRRLLEQPTALEPHVKLAEAHIEIGNSKEAIHAYKIATALHPNTLLLYHNLGGLYMQTGQFAEAVSAFQHLIALDDTDAEAHLHLGWLHARQRKFTEAQSCLQTAIQRDKNLTPAYYGLAEVYAQQHMFADAIAVYQQLTSIHPNDAKAWVRQGVLHLKQQQVSDAIHAFTQAIAVDENSADAHNNLAWLYASQGEHLKRAVELAERAVALDANAARLDTLAYAYYRYGAYTQAEQSILRAIDLEPKNTAYKDRLNEIRLAMEATKKRF; encoded by the coding sequence GTGAAGCAGATGTGGAATCACTTCAAAAGCGGTCATGGGAAAAAAAGTTGGTTTGTGACGAACTTCCTCGCTTTCTGCTTTGTTGCATCTCTGGTTTTTGCTCAGCAAACCGATAATGTGTTTGACGACGAACAGTCCAAATATTATGCCAGCGGGATGCGCGCAATCCAATTGGGACTTTATGACGAAGCACTCGCCGATTTTCAGCGAGTCTTGCAATTGAACCCACAAAATGCAGAGGCGTACTGCGAACTCGGTGCGGTTTATAGACTCAAGGAAAAAACCGACGATGCGTTAGAGGCGTATCTCCATGCTTTGGAATTGCCTGCATCGCCACGGACTCACGGTGTTGCCCATGTCTGTCTGGCGCGGCTTTACCATTCACAAGGAAGGTTCGTAGACGCTGAAAACCACGGGCAACACGCTGTCGCCATGCTACCAAAGAACGCTGAACCCTTTTTCCGACTTGCCGATACTTACGTCCAAAGAGGTAAGTTGGCGTTGGCGAAACGTGCGTATCAGCAGGCACTCGCACTGGATGAAAGCCTCGCACCCGTCTATCAGGGGTTGGGCAAAATTGCGTTCCTACAGGATAGATTAGAGGACGCCGCCCAGAATTACCAGACGGCTCTCACGATCGCGCCGTATCACGCCGAGACCCATTACAATCTCGCGCTCGTTTATCGACGTTTGGGACAGCGTTCGGATGGTGATGTTGCCAAACAGAATCTGGCGGAAGCGAAAAAATTGATGACCTCTTTCCAACGGGTGAAAACCTATAACGATCAGACGAACCGATATCGCAGACGCTTGCTGGAGCAACCGACTGCCTTAGAGCCACATGTGAAACTGGCAGAAGCACACATTGAAATCGGCAACTCTAAGGAAGCAATTCACGCCTATAAAATCGCTACTGCGTTGCATCCCAATACACTCCTGCTTTATCACAATTTGGGCGGACTTTACATGCAGACGGGGCAGTTCGCAGAAGCAGTTTCAGCTTTTCAACACCTTATTGCGCTTGATGATACAGACGCTGAAGCACATCTCCATCTCGGTTGGTTGCACGCTCGCCAACGCAAGTTCACTGAAGCACAGAGTTGTCTTCAAACAGCGATTCAACGGGATAAGAATTTAACCCCAGCCTACTATGGACTCGCAGAGGTCTATGCCCAGCAACACATGTTTGCCGACGCGATTGCCGTTTACCAACAATTGACATCCATCCATCCCAATGACGCAAAAGCGTGGGTACGACAGGGCGTTCTTCATCTCAAACAGCAGCAGGTCTCAGATGCTATTCACGCTTTTACGCAAGCGATTGCTGTGGATGAAAACTCGGCAGATGCGCATAACAATCTCGCGTGGCTTTATGCATCGCAAGGTGAGCACCTGAAGCGCGCAGTTGAATTGGCGGAACGTGCTGTCGCGTTAGACGCTAATGCCGCTCGCTTGGATACCCTCGCTTACGCATACTACCGCTACGGAGCATATACGCAGGCGGAACAGTCTATCTTACGCGCAATTGACTTAGAACCGAAGAATACCGCCTACAAAGACCGCTTGAACGAGATTCGTCTGGCGATGGAGGCTACAAAAAAGCGTTTTTAA
- a CDS encoding aldo/keto reductase has protein sequence MLKALDEGITFWDTAEGYGSQPHLGEAVRQIPREEVVIQTKTGAKDYEGAKATRSLQEMQTDYLDVLLLHGIASPEDLVSREGALDAFREAKAAGKIRVIGCSTHIYTGSVMDAVIDHPELEVILTTANKEGKMLEGGPFNRHLEYIERAYSLGKGISIMKVIVAGDIPEADMPEWIAWGFNLETAHAINLGISDYPHITLDVGLARASARRRLIQRKAA, from the coding sequence ATGTTGAAGGCTCTTGACGAAGGTATCACGTTCTGGGATACCGCCGAAGGTTATGGAAGTCAACCGCATCTCGGAGAGGCAGTACGTCAAATTCCGCGAGAGGAAGTTGTCATACAAACGAAAACCGGTGCGAAAGATTATGAAGGTGCCAAGGCAACACGTTCTCTTCAGGAAATGCAAACGGATTACTTAGATGTTCTATTACTGCACGGTATCGCCTCGCCTGAAGATTTAGTATCGCGAGAAGGCGCACTCGACGCGTTCCGAGAAGCAAAAGCGGCTGGCAAAATCCGAGTTATTGGCTGTTCTACACATATCTATACAGGTTCGGTGATGGACGCAGTGATTGACCACCCAGAACTTGAGGTAATTCTGACGACAGCCAATAAAGAGGGTAAGATGTTAGAGGGCGGTCCTTTTAATCGGCATCTGGAATACATCGAACGTGCCTATTCGCTCGGTAAAGGCATCAGTATCATGAAGGTTATCGTCGCAGGTGATATTCCAGAGGCAGATATGCCGGAATGGATTGCGTGGGGTTTTAACCTCGAAACGGCACATGCGATCAACCTCGGTATCAGCGATTACCCGCACATCACACTGGATGTCGGTCTTGCCCGTGCGAGTGCGAGACGACGTTTGATACAACGTAAAGCGGCTTAA
- a CDS encoding sugar phosphate isomerase/epimerase, whose protein sequence is MSNRIPIALQLYSVRDDCAGDLSLTLQAVAQMGYEGVEFAGYYDRTAEELRGMCDDLGLKVAGTHTGINTLLGDELAKTVEFNKGLGNPYLIVPGLSAEYQGSQQAWRETAKLFNDIAEKIADQGMFTGYHNHTGEFTPMEDEVPWDIFGENTRDDVVMQIDIGHALRAGADPVAYIERYPGRSKLVHLKEYSPTNDKANVGEGEIPWEAVFHACETVGGTEWYIVEQESYAYPPLECAERCIENLRKMGKIS, encoded by the coding sequence ATGAGCAATAGAATTCCAATAGCGTTACAACTATATTCCGTTAGAGATGATTGTGCAGGCGACCTATCTTTAACGCTCCAAGCGGTCGCACAGATGGGTTATGAAGGTGTTGAGTTTGCGGGTTACTATGATCGGACTGCCGAAGAATTACGCGGGATGTGCGATGACCTCGGATTGAAAGTTGCGGGGACGCATACAGGGATAAACACACTTCTCGGTGATGAACTCGCCAAAACGGTTGAATTCAACAAGGGACTCGGCAATCCGTATCTGATTGTGCCGGGACTCTCTGCGGAGTACCAAGGTTCGCAACAAGCATGGCGTGAGACAGCAAAACTCTTCAACGATATTGCTGAAAAAATCGCTGATCAAGGGATGTTCACGGGTTACCACAATCACACAGGTGAATTCACACCGATGGAAGATGAAGTTCCGTGGGATATATTCGGCGAGAACACCCGTGACGATGTCGTGATGCAAATTGACATCGGTCATGCCCTTCGCGCAGGTGCCGACCCTGTGGCGTATATTGAACGCTATCCCGGTAGATCGAAATTGGTGCACCTGAAAGAGTATTCACCTACGAATGACAAGGCAAACGTCGGTGAAGGTGAGATTCCGTGGGAGGCTGTGTTCCATGCCTGTGAAACCGTCGGTGGCACGGAGTGGTACATCGTTGAACAGGAAAGTTACGCCTATCCACCTCTTGAATGTGCGGAACGCTGCATCGAAAATCTACGAAAGATGGGGAAAATTTCTTAA
- a CDS encoding alcohol dehydrogenase catalytic domain-containing protein, with translation MSKTMRAIMCREPWDYRLEEVPMPEAGPGEVVIKVNACGVCASDIKCYTGAPLFWGDENRKPYVEAPVIAGHEFIGEVVELGQGAGEKYKLEIGDTAIAEQIVPCWECRYCRTGKYWLCQVHNIYGFQPVVNGGMADYMKFPARSLVYKVPSEIPTANAAVIEPLACSIHAIQRGNIEFGDVVVIAGAGTLGLGMIGAARLKNPGVLIAIDLMPNRLEVAKKLGADIGINPSETDAVQEVLDLTEGYGCDVYIEATGHPKAVEQGLHMIRKAGTFVEFSVMREPVTVDWTIIGDTKELNIHGSHLGPYAYPLAIDYIHRGLIEVEHIVTHQLPLADYLTGFEMVQEGADSIKVQLVP, from the coding sequence ATGTCGAAAACGATGCGAGCGATTATGTGTCGCGAACCGTGGGATTACCGCCTCGAAGAGGTCCCGATGCCAGAGGCAGGTCCCGGCGAAGTCGTCATTAAGGTGAATGCATGCGGGGTCTGCGCAAGCGACATTAAGTGTTATACAGGCGCGCCACTCTTCTGGGGAGATGAGAATCGCAAACCGTATGTAGAAGCACCCGTTATTGCTGGACACGAATTCATCGGTGAAGTCGTGGAACTCGGTCAGGGGGCTGGCGAGAAGTATAAACTTGAAATCGGTGATACGGCTATTGCAGAGCAGATAGTTCCGTGTTGGGAGTGTCGGTATTGCCGAACTGGGAAGTACTGGCTTTGCCAAGTCCATAACATCTATGGGTTTCAACCGGTCGTGAACGGTGGTATGGCGGACTATATGAAGTTCCCGGCGCGCTCGCTTGTCTACAAGGTGCCTTCTGAGATTCCGACAGCAAATGCCGCAGTGATTGAACCACTCGCTTGTTCTATTCATGCCATCCAACGCGGAAACATTGAGTTTGGTGATGTTGTCGTGATTGCGGGGGCAGGCACGCTTGGACTCGGTATGATCGGCGCGGCACGGTTGAAAAATCCGGGTGTGCTTATCGCCATCGACCTGATGCCGAACCGGTTAGAGGTTGCCAAAAAATTGGGAGCGGATATTGGAATTAATCCATCGGAAACGGATGCTGTTCAAGAGGTGTTGGATCTCACGGAAGGCTACGGCTGTGATGTCTATATTGAGGCAACGGGACACCCGAAGGCGGTTGAGCAGGGACTGCACATGATTCGGAAGGCAGGCACCTTCGTCGAATTCAGCGTTATGCGGGAACCGGTAACAGTGGACTGGACGATCATCGGCGACACGAAAGAATTGAATATCCACGGTTCGCATTTAGGACCGTATGCGTATCCGCTGGCGATTGATTATATCCATCGCGGTTTAATTGAAGTCGAGCATATTGTGACGCATCAACTGCCGTTGGCGGACTATCTCACAGGATTCGAGATGGTTCAAGAAGGGGCGGATTCGATTAAGGTACAGTTGGTGCCTTAA
- a CDS encoding amidohydrolase family protein, with product MKFRGCTLFNNTPTEIVLTDGHVQTIHKVGSVNSNTWIAPALIDIQVNGFAGFDLNVATVTSEDVSEMVRALWRVGTGFLCPTVVTGSFEGIRNSLRAILKACKADPLVAHSVLGIHLEGPYISAEDGPRGAHPLEHVREPDWDEFQRWQDSAEGQITIVTLAPEKKGASPFIEKLVANGIVVALGHTDASADDIRAAIDAGARLSTHLGNGAHALIRRHPNYIWEQLGADELWASLIVDGHHLPPTVAKSMIRAKTLDRCLLVSDAVALAGMKPGIYQFAGKSVELTAERCVRLVGTEYLAGSAIELARGIENSVRFAGISLEESVSLATLQPMRLLNAKKRVEAQTNLILFEWDPAHCEINLLATIIGDALVYHSEAQR from the coding sequence ATGAAATTTCGTGGATGTACACTTTTCAATAACACCCCTACCGAGATTGTTCTGACTGATGGGCACGTTCAAACAATTCACAAAGTAGGCTCTGTCAACAGCAACACATGGATCGCACCGGCATTGATAGATATTCAGGTGAATGGTTTTGCTGGATTCGACCTCAATGTTGCTACCGTTACGTCGGAAGATGTATCCGAAATGGTCCGCGCCCTGTGGCGGGTCGGCACCGGCTTCTTGTGTCCCACAGTTGTGACGGGTTCTTTTGAGGGAATCCGTAATTCCCTTCGTGCTATTCTAAAAGCGTGTAAAGCCGATCCGCTTGTTGCACACTCAGTGCTTGGAATCCATCTTGAAGGACCCTATATCTCCGCCGAGGATGGACCGCGAGGCGCACATCCGTTAGAGCATGTGAGAGAACCGGATTGGGACGAGTTTCAGCGGTGGCAGGACAGTGCCGAAGGGCAAATCACCATTGTAACGCTCGCCCCTGAAAAAAAGGGTGCCAGTCCGTTTATTGAAAAGCTGGTCGCGAATGGGATTGTCGTTGCATTGGGACATACAGATGCTTCGGCGGACGATATTCGAGCGGCAATTGACGCTGGCGCGAGACTGTCCACGCATCTCGGCAATGGTGCGCACGCCTTAATTCGTCGCCATCCGAATTATATTTGGGAGCAACTCGGTGCTGATGAGCTCTGGGCAAGCCTTATTGTTGATGGGCATCACCTCCCGCCTACCGTTGCTAAGTCGATGATACGCGCCAAAACGCTTGATCGGTGCCTTCTTGTCAGCGATGCTGTCGCTTTAGCCGGAATGAAGCCCGGTATCTATCAGTTTGCAGGAAAATCGGTGGAATTGACCGCAGAACGATGTGTCCGATTGGTCGGGACAGAGTATCTCGCCGGTTCTGCTATCGAATTAGCACGCGGTATTGAGAACAGTGTCCGGTTTGCAGGTATTTCCCTTGAGGAATCAGTCTCACTCGCCACGCTACAACCGATGCGTCTCCTTAACGCAAAAAAACGCGTAGAAGCGCAGACGAACCTAATTCTCTTTGAATGGGATCCAGCACACTGCGAAATCAATCTGCTGGCGACAATTATTGGAGATGCCTTGGTATATCATTCGGAGGCACAACGGTGA
- a CDS encoding class I SAM-dependent methyltransferase: MLKSKNRLTPKGQRPTSRSDSVETDLLLWWEDFYLPIFEYVLPKIGNLEGKKVLELGTGTGGTATLLAKRGASVIGIDLLPFRLAEAQARATEHNVVEAVNFALMDATHLAFPDNTFDFIISKSVLVFTDHRQTAKECYRVLKPEGKAIFMENMRHHPMVWLYRKMFLKYSGKLRYFSVGDIETVGAEFEKLEHREFHLSAVSALFWQKCISIPLFYRWSLRILKVIDTSLLKCLPFLKRFCWITAMICHRD; this comes from the coding sequence ATGCTAAAATCCAAAAATAGATTGACACCTAAAGGACAGCGACCTACCAGTCGTTCCGATAGTGTTGAAACAGATCTTTTGCTCTGGTGGGAAGATTTTTATCTTCCCATTTTCGAGTACGTCCTCCCAAAAATTGGGAATCTGGAAGGGAAAAAGGTCCTTGAACTCGGTACTGGTACTGGGGGCACTGCGACGCTGCTGGCGAAACGGGGTGCCTCTGTTATCGGCATAGATTTACTGCCTTTTCGACTCGCTGAAGCGCAGGCGCGCGCAACAGAACACAACGTCGTTGAGGCGGTTAATTTTGCCCTGATGGACGCGACGCATCTCGCCTTTCCCGATAATACCTTCGATTTTATCATTTCTAAATCCGTATTGGTTTTCACAGATCATCGGCAAACTGCGAAAGAATGCTACCGCGTTCTCAAACCGGAGGGAAAAGCGATCTTCATGGAAAACATGCGCCATCACCCGATGGTATGGTTGTATCGGAAAATGTTCCTGAAGTATTCGGGTAAACTGCGTTACTTTTCAGTGGGGGATATTGAAACCGTCGGTGCTGAATTTGAGAAGTTGGAGCATCGTGAGTTTCATCTCTCCGCCGTGAGCGCACTGTTTTGGCAGAAATGCATTTCTATCCCACTATTTTATCGGTGGAGCCTTCGCATCCTTAAAGTGATTGATACATCTCTCCTGAAATGCCTACCATTCCTCAAGCGATTCTGTTGGATTACTGCGATGATTTGCCACAGAGATTAG
- a CDS encoding tRNA methyltransferase, whose product MKQLRGKPLKDFLKQVKPPERELVFILQDVQDPVNVGSAFRIADACRVKELILTGISAQPPHPLVRKVARGKHRRVKWRYTEQAADAIALLKADGYMSCALEVTAHSMRYDEADYPEKICLIVGHEDHGVTKRTLAACDMVIYLPMYGAGASLNVHVSLGIAAYHILHQF is encoded by the coding sequence TTGAAACAACTACGCGGCAAACCGCTCAAAGACTTTCTGAAGCAGGTGAAACCGCCGGAAAGAGAACTGGTTTTTATCCTACAAGACGTGCAAGACCCGGTGAATGTCGGTTCTGCATTTCGGATAGCGGACGCATGTCGTGTGAAAGAACTAATCTTGACAGGTATCAGCGCACAACCGCCCCACCCATTGGTGCGCAAAGTGGCACGCGGGAAACACAGAAGGGTCAAATGGCGATACACTGAGCAGGCAGCGGACGCGATTGCATTACTTAAAGCCGATGGTTACATGAGCTGCGCTTTAGAAGTTACTGCGCACTCCATGCGTTACGATGAGGCAGACTATCCAGAAAAAATCTGTCTCATCGTAGGACACGAAGACCACGGGGTAACGAAACGAACGCTTGCTGCCTGTGACATGGTCATCTATCTTCCAATGTATGGCGCGGGAGCCTCACTGAACGTTCACGTCTCGCTCGGTATCGCCGCCTATCACATTTTACATCAATTTTAA
- a CDS encoding phytanoyl-CoA dioxygenase family protein, with translation MLTHSEIDAFVENGYIIRKSALSETDIQTYRNAIDRILHKCRVEGLHADHLRYIDSERDDIWGVNNIFHPSIREQALVGALAHPQILDVIEALIGQRLRYHLCTLLLSSDRKPYHINWHRDSAPDGEVPLETLRSRLRSHVQLNGALYDDETLYIVPGSHRRELTDAERAVIRQTPQAAMPNQRVVDLKAGDIVFYNSSLLHKGYNLSGKKRQTLHYAVLTVPSENEPPNPQSPTSQEWLNEPTFLGSLPERLKPLFDNWLKHG, from the coding sequence ATGCTAACCCACTCAGAAATTGATGCCTTTGTTGAAAATGGTTATATTATTCGTAAGAGCGCACTCTCTGAAACCGACATCCAAACCTATCGGAATGCTATCGATCGGATACTCCACAAATGCCGTGTTGAAGGTCTACACGCCGACCACCTACGCTACATAGATAGCGAACGCGATGACATCTGGGGGGTCAATAACATTTTTCACCCAAGCATTCGCGAGCAAGCACTCGTCGGCGCGCTTGCACATCCGCAGATATTAGATGTCATTGAAGCACTTATTGGGCAAAGGTTAAGGTATCACCTCTGCACGCTTCTCCTCAGTTCCGATCGAAAACCGTATCACATCAATTGGCATCGAGATTCCGCTCCCGATGGGGAAGTCCCACTTGAAACCCTCCGTAGTCGACTCAGAAGCCACGTTCAACTCAATGGTGCGCTTTATGACGATGAGACCCTTTATATCGTCCCGGGTAGCCATCGACGTGAACTCACAGATGCCGAGCGCGCTGTCATACGACAAACCCCACAGGCAGCGATGCCGAACCAACGGGTCGTAGACCTGAAAGCCGGTGACATCGTCTTTTACAATTCAAGCCTGCTCCACAAAGGATACAACCTTTCTGGGAAAAAACGGCAGACGCTCCACTATGCTGTTCTCACTGTTCCTTCGGAAAATGAACCTCCAAATCCACAGAGTCCGACCAGTCAAGAATGGCTCAACGAACCCACTTTTTTAGGAAGTCTCCCCGAACGGCTCAAACCGCTTTTTGACAATTGGCTGAAACATGGCTAA